In Paraflavitalea devenefica, the following are encoded in one genomic region:
- a CDS encoding DUF3320 domain-containing protein has protein sequence MSETILNKLEASRKELLDLGLRNPLLNYKMSAGRGLQIVNERSLAVYDILVRQGKSMTFLAKASEEDNKPVKENVKNGTLKAMALTEQEDRKNGTPVAANTLLQQEEDISLALDESIFPDEGVTPVPEENTLFVPEENKAPAPEAEETLPLPAQEGTFTDTKLQTNEMELTLQHRLLNTYYDARTSIEEQGVNILYLSLGMLHWYEAGNSRELHKAPLVLIPVSLDRSSARERFRLRYTLEEMGANISLQAKMKADFGIIIPDMPEPDDFDINTYFDAIETAIDKVPRWKVEPNEVELGFFSFGKFMIYNDLDNNKWPADKKPVLHPIVISLFDKGFGHEGIGIPEHAHIDEDTNAHQLFQVVDADSSQLLAMLAVNEGKNLVIQGPPGTGKSQTITNIIANAIGQGKKVLFVAEKLAALEVVKRRLDNINLGEACLELHSHKANKKELHQELRRVLELGRPTLQQLQQHVSLLENHKEELNAYCYAMNTPVGNSGLTAHQVIGYLLKIYDDTKEEAVEKIPLPEIENWDAARMTRAEAFTNRVQARLKEIGMPVNLLFWGSRLMVLLPHEQEPLLQSFQQGETAAKEIEEAGAQAAGHINTTIPVNQEETTNLASVFKLLSLKPALEGLTIKHAGWFLNQVDIEELLETGKRLTSLREQYKDIFIPEAWQQEVMEIRQNLLAHGHKWHKFLIGAYNKSNQQLAALCKTALPKDNNSKLEYIDAILESRRLETTLQEHDALAAELFGRRWQKLRSDWPALEAVNRYLLIVHKQIATGICPKVVLDYLEKHEEPAVAKKYHDQLIAKLDQHKNAIQQVVKKLDLDEARRFGNKTLLEQLFAQQITLLQDWQKGIVQIHQAILWNSLAETGAAENLQPLINTATQWPQAKDLLMTAMQKAWYEYLLEQVIIANPSLRKFERASHEEVVRQFRQTDRLNLQYNRARAAAEHWENMPRLEAGGQVNTLRTEFNKKARHKPIRKLVEEAGLAIQAIKPVFMMSPLSIANFLAPGSVEFDMVIFDEASQVRPVEALGAILRGKQLIVVGDTKQLPPTSFFDSLTSDIDDEDNITADLPSILGMCDAQGAPQRMLRWHYRSRHESLIMLSNHEFYENKLVIFPSPGSKHRMGLVFHHLKDTVYDRGKTRTNPKEAEIVAEAVLEHARKSPKLSLGVAAFSTAQRQAIQDALEARRRKHPELEPFFNAHADEPFFVKNLENVQGDERDVIFISIGYGRSADGTVNMSFGPLNNEGGERRLNVLITRAKLRCEVFTNITADDIDLNRTQGYSIRALKSFLHFAQHGKLHLPENIDGLPADSPFEEMVAHKLAALGYTVRRQVGSRGYYLDMAIVDETNPGRYLLGIECDGAAYHSARSARDRDRLRQQVLEAIGWRIYRVWSTDWFRNPERELNRLVAAIEKAKEGQHIEDDTYQEEEPIEPTAIERETMTEENPGIPGYELAKVPADITSQEIHQHSVGKLAVWIEEIVKVESPVHFDEVARRMIEAAGVARVGTRIRDSLLQAIKYAEANKWIRVSEDFLWHREMQAPTLRDRSSLPAAVKKLKYIAPEEQIMAIEKVVRESIAIQPEAVVPFVARIFGFARVTEEMKADMLGMIGRCLQQQNIYQDGDLLKAAN, from the coding sequence ATGAGTGAAACCATACTGAATAAACTCGAAGCTTCCCGTAAAGAATTGCTGGACCTCGGGCTACGCAATCCATTATTGAATTATAAAATGTCCGCCGGCCGTGGACTGCAGATCGTAAACGAAAGATCACTCGCCGTCTATGATATCCTGGTGCGGCAGGGAAAGTCGATGACCTTCCTCGCCAAAGCATCCGAAGAAGATAATAAGCCCGTCAAAGAAAATGTTAAGAACGGGACACTCAAAGCAATGGCGCTGACTGAGCAGGAAGACCGCAAAAATGGAACGCCTGTAGCAGCAAACACCTTGCTCCAACAGGAAGAAGATATTTCACTTGCTCTTGATGAGAGCATCTTTCCCGACGAAGGTGTTACGCCTGTTCCGGAAGAAAACACGTTGTTTGTCCCCGAAGAAAACAAGGCGCCAGCTCCTGAAGCAGAGGAAACTTTGCCACTGCCCGCTCAGGAAGGGACCTTTACAGATACAAAACTACAGACCAATGAAATGGAGCTCACCCTCCAACACAGGTTATTAAATACCTATTACGATGCCAGAACAAGCATAGAAGAACAAGGTGTAAACATCCTCTATCTTTCACTCGGCATGTTACATTGGTACGAGGCTGGCAATAGCCGGGAACTACACAAAGCGCCGCTCGTACTAATACCCGTGAGCCTTGACCGCTCCAGCGCCCGCGAGCGTTTCCGCTTGCGTTATACCCTGGAGGAAATGGGCGCTAACATCTCCCTCCAGGCAAAAATGAAAGCAGATTTTGGCATCATCATTCCCGATATGCCCGAGCCGGATGACTTTGACATCAATACCTATTTCGATGCAATAGAAACGGCCATTGATAAAGTGCCGCGATGGAAGGTAGAGCCCAATGAGGTAGAACTTGGTTTCTTCTCCTTTGGAAAATTCATGATCTACAATGACCTCGACAACAACAAATGGCCTGCTGATAAAAAGCCTGTTCTGCATCCCATCGTTATTAGCCTTTTTGATAAGGGCTTTGGCCATGAAGGAATAGGTATACCGGAGCATGCACACATTGATGAAGACACCAATGCCCACCAGTTATTCCAGGTAGTAGATGCCGACAGCTCGCAGCTATTGGCCATGCTGGCCGTTAATGAAGGAAAAAACCTGGTCATACAGGGGCCTCCCGGTACGGGCAAATCACAAACCATTACCAACATCATCGCCAATGCCATCGGCCAGGGAAAGAAAGTACTGTTTGTAGCTGAAAAACTGGCGGCCCTGGAAGTAGTAAAGCGGCGACTGGATAACATCAACCTGGGCGAAGCCTGCCTGGAATTGCATAGCCACAAAGCCAATAAAAAAGAACTGCACCAGGAATTACGCCGGGTGCTGGAACTGGGCCGGCCTACCCTGCAGCAATTACAGCAACACGTGTCCCTGCTGGAAAACCATAAAGAAGAGCTCAATGCATACTGCTATGCCATGAATACACCGGTTGGCAACAGCGGGCTTACAGCTCACCAGGTCATCGGCTACCTGTTGAAGATATACGACGATACAAAAGAGGAAGCAGTAGAAAAAATACCGCTGCCGGAGATAGAAAATTGGGATGCCGCCCGTATGACAAGGGCAGAGGCCTTTACAAACCGGGTGCAGGCACGGTTAAAAGAAATTGGGATGCCGGTTAACCTGCTCTTCTGGGGCAGTCGTTTAATGGTATTATTGCCGCATGAACAGGAGCCGCTCCTGCAATCATTTCAGCAGGGGGAAACCGCCGCCAAAGAAATAGAAGAAGCAGGCGCACAGGCTGCCGGCCACATCAATACCACCATCCCGGTCAATCAGGAAGAAACAACCAACCTGGCATCCGTCTTCAAATTACTGTCGCTTAAACCTGCGTTGGAGGGATTGACTATAAAACATGCAGGCTGGTTCCTGAACCAGGTTGATATAGAAGAACTGCTGGAAACAGGCAAACGGCTTACCAGTCTTCGTGAGCAGTACAAAGACATCTTTATCCCCGAAGCCTGGCAGCAGGAAGTGATGGAGATAAGACAAAACCTGCTGGCGCATGGACATAAATGGCACAAATTCCTCATAGGCGCTTACAATAAAAGCAACCAGCAATTGGCGGCATTGTGCAAAACCGCCTTGCCAAAAGACAACAACAGCAAACTGGAATACATTGATGCCATACTCGAAAGCAGGCGACTGGAAACAACCTTACAGGAACACGATGCATTGGCCGCCGAACTGTTTGGCAGGCGTTGGCAAAAACTAAGGTCCGACTGGCCCGCGCTCGAAGCCGTCAACCGTTACCTGCTCATCGTCCACAAACAAATAGCAACGGGTATCTGCCCCAAAGTAGTACTTGATTACCTGGAAAAACACGAAGAACCCGCCGTCGCTAAAAAGTACCATGACCAGCTTATCGCAAAACTGGACCAGCATAAGAACGCCATTCAACAGGTAGTCAAAAAACTGGATCTCGATGAAGCCCGCCGGTTTGGCAACAAAACATTGCTGGAACAATTATTTGCACAACAAATAACCTTGCTGCAGGATTGGCAAAAAGGCATTGTGCAGATACACCAGGCCATCCTGTGGAATAGCCTCGCAGAAACAGGCGCCGCAGAAAACCTGCAACCACTCATCAATACCGCCACACAGTGGCCGCAGGCAAAAGACCTGCTCATGACAGCCATGCAGAAAGCGTGGTATGAATACCTGTTGGAGCAGGTCATCATCGCCAATCCATCCCTTAGAAAATTTGAGCGCGCCAGTCATGAAGAAGTAGTGCGGCAATTCAGGCAAACAGACCGGCTCAACCTCCAATACAATCGTGCCCGTGCAGCCGCCGAACATTGGGAAAACATGCCGCGCCTCGAGGCCGGCGGACAGGTAAATACCTTGCGTACAGAATTCAATAAAAAAGCCCGTCATAAACCTATCCGTAAATTGGTAGAGGAAGCCGGGCTGGCCATACAGGCCATCAAGCCAGTATTCATGATGAGCCCGCTGTCCATTGCCAACTTCCTCGCACCCGGTTCAGTTGAATTTGATATGGTCATATTTGATGAGGCCAGCCAGGTACGGCCGGTGGAAGCGTTGGGCGCTATTCTGCGTGGTAAGCAACTAATAGTAGTGGGTGATACCAAACAATTACCGCCCACCAGCTTCTTCGATTCATTGACCAGCGACATAGATGATGAAGACAACATAACAGCCGATTTGCCAAGCATACTCGGCATGTGCGATGCACAGGGCGCTCCCCAGCGAATGTTGAGGTGGCACTACCGCAGTCGCCATGAATCACTCATCATGCTCTCCAACCATGAGTTTTATGAGAACAAACTCGTCATCTTCCCCAGCCCGGGTTCAAAACACCGGATGGGCCTGGTATTCCATCACCTGAAAGACACGGTCTATGACAGGGGCAAAACAAGGACCAACCCCAAAGAGGCGGAAATAGTAGCAGAGGCAGTATTGGAACATGCCCGTAAATCACCCAAATTGAGTTTAGGCGTAGCCGCTTTCAGCACGGCCCAGCGACAGGCTATTCAGGATGCGCTGGAAGCCAGGAGAAGAAAACATCCCGAACTGGAACCTTTCTTCAATGCACACGCCGATGAGCCCTTCTTTGTAAAGAACCTTGAAAACGTACAGGGTGATGAACGCGATGTGATCTTTATCAGTATAGGATATGGCCGTTCTGCAGATGGCACGGTTAACATGTCATTCGGCCCCCTCAACAATGAAGGGGGCGAGCGCCGGTTGAACGTACTCATCACCCGCGCCAAATTGCGCTGTGAAGTATTCACCAACATCACGGCCGATGATATTGATCTCAACCGCACCCAGGGATACAGCATCCGGGCGCTCAAAAGTTTCCTCCACTTTGCGCAGCATGGAAAACTACACTTGCCGGAAAATATCGACGGCCTGCCGGCCGATAGCCCTTTTGAAGAAATGGTGGCGCATAAATTAGCAGCGCTTGGATATACGGTCAGAAGGCAGGTAGGCTCACGGGGCTATTACCTCGATATGGCCATTGTAGACGAAACCAATCCCGGCAGGTACCTGCTGGGCATTGAGTGTGATGGCGCCGCTTATCATTCCGCCCGTTCAGCACGCGACAGGGACCGGTTGCGTCAACAGGTACTGGAAGCCATCGGATGGCGCATCTACCGCGTGTGGAGTACCGATTGGTTCAGAAATCCCGAACGTGAACTCAACAGGCTGGTAGCCGCCATTGAAAAAGCAAAAGAAGGACAGCACATAGAGGATGATACTTACCAGGAAGAAGAACCCATAGAACCTACAGCTATTGAACGGGAGACCATGACAGAAGAGAATCCCGGCATTCCCGGCTATGAATTGGCAAAAGTTCCCGCCGACATAACTTCCCAGGAAATACACCAGCACTCAGTAGGCAAACTGGCCGTTTGGATCGAAGAGATCGTGAAAGTGGAAAGCCCGGTACACTTCGATGAAGTGGCCCGCAGGATGATCGAGGCAGCCGGTGTAGCCAGGGTAGGAACGCGTATCCGCGATTCCCTCCTCCAGGCCATAAAATATGCGGAAGCCAACAAATGGATCAGGGTCAGTGAAGACTTTCTCTGGCACCGGGAAATGCAGGCGCCCACACTGCGCGACCGGAGTAGCCTGCCTGCTGCTGTTAAAAAGCTGAAATATATTGCTCCCGAAGAGCAGATCATGGCCATTGAAAAAGTAGTGCGGGAATCTATTGCCATTCAGCCCGAAGCCGTTGTGCCTTTTGTAGCCCGCATCTTTGGTTTTGCCCGGGTTACCGAAGAAATGAAGGCCGATATGCTGGGCATGATCGGCAGATGCCTGCAACAGCAAAACATCTACCAGGATGGCGACCTTTTAAAAGCAGCTAATTAA
- a CDS encoding DUF5034 domain-containing protein — protein MKKVIFLLLFPLIAEVVISCCNCMEPVIRRYTNKTISVEHLDNSGSEAVVSTSGSVTKKAYGIRLRLIREQLACIQQRKSLFIQSAYAYSCGCEPALQFLAKDSITSIKVYTLNDFDGTHPAGSDLSGYFKVYSVYNFMTIEDYLKYMDVTLYAESQLDTRIDLLLMTAPVLTGQHQFKVQLTLSDGRTLETETSTIELH, from the coding sequence ATGAAAAAAGTCATATTTCTCCTATTATTCCCTTTGATTGCTGAAGTGGTTATTTCCTGTTGTAACTGCATGGAGCCGGTGATCCGGCGTTATACCAATAAGACGATTTCTGTTGAGCACCTTGACAACAGTGGGTCTGAGGCAGTGGTATCCACGTCGGGATCCGTTACTAAAAAAGCCTATGGTATCCGGCTCCGGTTGATCCGCGAGCAACTGGCCTGCATCCAGCAAAGGAAGTCCTTGTTTATTCAATCAGCCTATGCCTATAGCTGCGGCTGTGAGCCCGCCCTTCAATTTTTAGCCAAAGACAGTATTACCTCCATTAAGGTGTATACCCTGAACGATTTTGATGGCACACATCCGGCAGGCTCCGATCTCTCCGGCTATTTTAAGGTGTACAGTGTTTACAACTTTATGACTATAGAAGATTATTTAAAGTATATGGATGTGACCTTGTATGCTGAAAGTCAATTGGACACCAGGATTGATCTGTTGCTCATGACAGCCCCCGTCCTTACTGGCCAACATCAATTTAAGGTTCAACTGACCCTATCGGATGGCCGGACCCTGGAAACCGAAACCTCCACCATAGAATTACATTAA
- a CDS encoding nucleotidyltransferase family protein, which translates to MNLSPTEQLLLQQFFAGIPVKKAFLFGSRARNEADSQSDIDLLVELDHSTPIGMKFFTYQSDLEELLYKKVDLISTEGISRHIQPFIDKDKILIYERTDH; encoded by the coding sequence ATGAACCTGTCACCTACAGAACAGTTACTACTTCAGCAATTCTTTGCCGGTATTCCGGTAAAGAAAGCCTTTCTGTTTGGTTCAAGAGCACGTAATGAAGCCGATTCCCAAAGTGATATAGACTTATTGGTAGAACTGGATCACTCAACACCGATAGGCATGAAGTTTTTCACTTACCAGTCGGATCTTGAAGAATTACTGTATAAAAAGGTCGATCTTATTAGCACAGAAGGCATCTCCCGCCATATACAACCTTTCATAGACAAGGATAAGATATTAATTTATGAGAGGACCGATCACTGA
- a CDS encoding HepT-like ribonuclease domain-containing protein, with amino-acid sequence MRGPITDKTRIIHILEAIEEIEKYLAGDTEIAWKPIRGFRNISIHEYFAVNFHLVWEIAQNDLPVLKGEFSKALASFRE; translated from the coding sequence ATGAGAGGACCGATCACTGACAAAACGAGAATCATTCATATCCTTGAAGCTATTGAAGAAATAGAAAAATACCTTGCCGGCGATACAGAAATAGCCTGGAAGCCAATCAGAGGTTTCAGGAATATTTCTATCCATGAATATTTTGCAGTCAACTTTCACCTGGTTTGGGAGATAGCTCAAAATGATCTTCCTGTTTTAAAAGGGGAGTTCAGTAAAGCCCTGGCGAGCTTTCGGGAATAA
- a CDS encoding glycoside hydrolase family 30 protein — protein sequence MTTVYKAVGLSLLLAAGLNNYAQKGAVKVWLTDPASNILFQQQTQQPAFAKKAAGQTTITVDDTQKFQAIDGFGWALTGGSAGHLQQMSPAARTALLKELFTPVGNGIGGSYIRLSIGASDLDEKVFSYNDLPEGQTDTAMEHFDLGHDRIAVIPTVKEILAINPNIKIMGSPWSPPLWMKTHYDARGGSLKPEYYSAYAKYFVKYIQAMKAEGIRIDAITVQNEPLHPGNTPSLLMLAPDQAIFVKNHLGPAFRKAGIDTKIIIYDHNADKPEYPISILDDPQAKQYIDGSAFHLYGGKIEALSKVHEAHPDKNLYFTEQWVGAPGNLKKDIAEHVRNLIIGASRNWSKTVIEWNLSSNPQLKPHTDRGGCNRCLGAVTIDKDSVQRNPAYYSIAHAAKQVRPGSVRIASNSTDSLPNVAFRTPQGKTVLIVLNDGKETAAFNVQLKNKTFSATLNAGAMATYVW from the coding sequence ATGACTACCGTGTACAAAGCCGTTGGATTAAGCTTATTGCTGGCCGCAGGATTAAACAACTATGCGCAGAAAGGCGCCGTAAAAGTGTGGCTGACCGATCCGGCCAGCAACATATTATTTCAGCAACAAACACAACAACCGGCCTTTGCTAAAAAAGCAGCAGGGCAAACTACCATAACCGTAGATGATACCCAAAAATTCCAGGCCATAGATGGTTTCGGATGGGCCTTAACAGGTGGCAGTGCAGGCCACCTGCAGCAAATGAGCCCTGCAGCCCGCACAGCCTTATTGAAGGAACTCTTTACGCCTGTTGGTAATGGCATTGGCGGTAGCTACATACGCCTCAGTATCGGTGCTTCCGACCTCGATGAAAAAGTATTTTCTTACAATGACCTGCCGGAAGGACAAACCGATACTGCCATGGAGCATTTCGACCTTGGCCATGATCGCATAGCAGTAATACCGACGGTAAAAGAAATACTGGCCATTAATCCCAACATCAAAATAATGGGCTCTCCCTGGTCGCCGCCGTTATGGATGAAAACCCACTATGATGCAAGAGGGGGCAGCCTCAAACCCGAATACTACAGTGCCTATGCCAAATACTTTGTAAAATACATCCAGGCCATGAAGGCAGAAGGCATCAGGATAGATGCTATCACCGTGCAGAATGAGCCCCTGCATCCCGGCAATACCCCCAGCCTCTTAATGCTGGCGCCCGATCAGGCTATCTTCGTTAAGAACCACCTGGGCCCCGCTTTCAGGAAAGCAGGTATTGATACAAAGATCATCATCTATGACCACAATGCCGATAAACCCGAATACCCTATCTCCATCCTCGATGACCCACAAGCCAAACAGTACATTGATGGCTCCGCCTTTCACCTCTATGGCGGAAAAATAGAAGCCTTGTCCAAAGTGCATGAAGCGCATCCCGATAAAAACCTCTACTTCACAGAGCAATGGGTAGGCGCACCGGGCAATCTTAAAAAGGACATTGCAGAACACGTGCGTAACCTCATCATAGGCGCTTCGCGCAACTGGAGTAAAACTGTCATTGAATGGAACCTTTCTTCCAATCCACAACTAAAGCCGCATACCGACAGGGGAGGCTGTAATCGTTGTCTCGGTGCAGTGACCATTGACAAGGACAGTGTACAGCGCAACCCCGCTTACTATAGCATTGCCCATGCTGCCAAACAGGTACGCCCCGGTTCAGTGCGTATTGCTTCCAATAGCACCGATAGCCTGCCCAATGTGGCTTTCAGAACACCACAGGGAAAAACAGTGCTTATTGTGCTCAATGATGGTAAAGAGACAGCGGCCTTCAATGTACAACTCAAAAACAAGACATTCTCCGCCACCCTCAATGCCGGCGCCATGGCCACCTACGTGTGGTAG
- a CDS encoding glycoside hydrolase family 30 protein → MKRLIAILILPACLYVQAQKKVTVYTTAAQSGLRLSQNEQLTFKEFKQPLETQPCVFIDPASTFQSFIGIGAAFTDAAAETFAKIPKREQQELLRAYFDKDKGIGYTLARTTIHSCDFSSGSYTYVNDNDTALKTFSVAHDEQYRIPFIKQAIAAAGGKLTLYVSPWSPPAWMKDNNSMLQGGKLKPGSRQQWANYYVKFIKTYEAKGIPIWGLSVQNEPMAKQRWESCIFTAEEERDFIKQYLGPTLHREGLGSKKLIAWDHNRDLLFQRASVILGDKEAAKYVWGVGFHWYETWTGGPMQFDNLRLVNQAFPGKNLIFTEGCKEKFDIDSVNNWALGEKYGYSMINDFNNGTVAWTDWNILLDEKGGPNHVGNFCFAPVHADTKTGKLIYTNAYYYIGHFSKFIRPGAKRIAASASRAQLQTTAFLNTDGSVVVVVMNTTDQKLSWHLWIEGQGAAAESLPHSISTFVIQ, encoded by the coding sequence ATGAAACGACTCATTGCCATATTGATCCTGCCCGCCTGTCTGTACGTTCAGGCCCAGAAGAAAGTCACCGTTTATACCACGGCCGCTCAGTCCGGCCTCCGGTTATCACAAAATGAACAGCTCACTTTCAAAGAGTTTAAACAACCGCTCGAAACACAACCCTGCGTATTCATTGACCCGGCCAGTACCTTTCAATCCTTCATAGGCATCGGGGCCGCCTTTACTGATGCCGCGGCAGAAACATTTGCCAAAATCCCCAAAAGGGAACAACAGGAATTGCTCAGGGCCTATTTTGATAAAGACAAAGGCATCGGGTACACACTGGCCCGTACCACCATCCATAGCTGCGATTTCTCCAGCGGCAGCTATACCTACGTTAATGATAACGATACAGCCCTCAAAACCTTCAGTGTGGCCCATGATGAGCAATACCGTATCCCGTTCATCAAGCAAGCCATAGCCGCTGCCGGTGGAAAGCTCACCCTCTATGTAAGTCCCTGGAGTCCGCCTGCCTGGATGAAAGACAACAACAGCATGCTGCAGGGCGGTAAACTAAAACCCGGATCAAGGCAGCAATGGGCCAACTACTACGTGAAATTCATAAAGACCTATGAGGCCAAAGGCATACCCATTTGGGGGTTATCAGTGCAAAATGAACCCATGGCCAAACAAAGATGGGAATCCTGCATCTTTACGGCTGAGGAGGAACGTGATTTCATAAAACAATACCTCGGTCCAACGCTGCACAGGGAAGGGCTGGGAAGTAAAAAGCTCATCGCCTGGGACCACAACCGCGACCTCCTATTTCAGCGGGCCAGTGTTATCCTGGGCGATAAGGAAGCGGCTAAATACGTATGGGGCGTGGGCTTCCATTGGTACGAGACCTGGACAGGCGGTCCTATGCAATTTGATAACCTCCGGCTCGTCAACCAGGCCTTCCCTGGTAAGAACCTCATCTTCACAGAAGGTTGTAAAGAAAAATTCGACATAGACAGCGTGAACAACTGGGCATTGGGAGAGAAATATGGCTACTCAATGATCAACGACTTCAACAATGGTACCGTGGCCTGGACCGATTGGAACATCCTGCTCGATGAAAAAGGAGGCCCGAACCATGTAGGGAACTTTTGCTTTGCGCCGGTCCATGCCGATACCAAAACAGGCAAGCTCATCTATACCAATGCTTACTACTACATAGGGCACTTCTCTAAATTCATCCGCCCGGGTGCCAAACGTATTGCTGCTTCAGCCAGCAGGGCACAGCTCCAAACAACTGCCTTCCTCAATACAGATGGGAGTGTCGTAGTCGTGGTCATGAACACTACCGATCAAAAACTTTCCTGGCACCTGTGGATAGAGGGCCAGGGCGCCGCTGCTGAAAGTTTACCACATTCTATCAGTACGTTTGTAATTCAATAA
- a CDS encoding glycoside hydrolase family 18 protein, whose translation MMKTFIILFAVLLFTPFVYSQNSPAAPPVVIGYVGGFRGLVNISSIDARRLTHINYAFVDVKDNRAWLHNEVTDTTNFRLLNSLKQQNPSLKILISIGGWTWSKNFSDAVLTDTSRRAFAITSVAIVRQYNLDGVDIDWEYPGMVGDGNVFRPEDKQNYTLMFQAIREELTKLQQETGRYYLLTTATGGFPAYLDHTEMGKAQEYLDYVNLMTYDYSFGQTGHHTNLFASKNYEKENSAHKAVTTYMAAGVPAHKLVVGLAFYSRGGVVESTADHGRNQKIVSPFRAGGYTYIKDSLLQKEGFRLYWDRKAKAPYLFNAEKKQFASFDNERSVKYKCRYVKKHKLGGVMFWEYSSDPKLYLLKAVNRYLSEPTKPEALK comes from the coding sequence ATGATGAAAACCTTTATTATCCTTTTTGCTGTGTTGCTCTTTACTCCATTTGTATATAGTCAAAATAGCCCTGCTGCCCCACCGGTTGTGATCGGTTACGTGGGCGGTTTCAGGGGGCTGGTGAATATTTCTTCTATTGACGCCAGGCGGCTTACGCATATTAATTATGCTTTTGTGGATGTGAAAGATAACCGGGCATGGCTCCATAATGAGGTGACCGATACCACTAATTTCAGGTTACTGAATAGCCTGAAGCAGCAAAACCCTTCCCTGAAGATCCTGATCTCCATCGGGGGCTGGACCTGGAGCAAAAATTTCTCCGATGCCGTACTGACTGATACCAGCCGTCGCGCTTTTGCCATTACTTCTGTAGCTATTGTGCGCCAGTATAACCTGGACGGCGTTGATATTGACTGGGAGTATCCCGGCATGGTTGGTGATGGTAATGTATTCCGACCGGAGGATAAACAAAATTATACACTAATGTTCCAGGCAATCCGGGAGGAACTGACAAAGCTGCAACAGGAGACCGGACGTTATTATTTGCTAACGACCGCCACCGGCGGCTTTCCCGCCTACCTGGACCATACAGAGATGGGTAAGGCACAGGAATACCTGGATTATGTGAACCTGATGACGTATGATTACAGTTTTGGCCAAACGGGCCATCATACGAACCTGTTTGCTTCCAAAAATTATGAGAAGGAAAACTCTGCCCACAAAGCGGTGACCACTTATATGGCGGCTGGTGTGCCGGCGCATAAGCTGGTAGTAGGCCTGGCTTTTTATAGTCGCGGTGGTGTGGTGGAAAGTACTGCCGACCATGGCCGGAACCAAAAGATTGTTTCCCCTTTCCGGGCAGGGGGTTATACGTATATTAAGGACAGCCTGCTGCAAAAGGAAGGGTTCCGTTTGTACTGGGACAGGAAGGCCAAAGCACCTTACCTGTTTAATGCGGAGAAGAAACAGTTTGCCTCTTTTGATAATGAACGCTCCGTTAAGTATAAGTGCCGTTATGTAAAGAAACATAAGCTGGGCGGCGTTATGTTCTGGGAGTATTCATCGGACCCGAAGCTTTATTTGCTGAAGGCGGTTAACCGGTACTTGTCTGAACCAACAAAGCCAGAGGCTTTGAAATAG
- a CDS encoding alpha/beta hydrolase, translating to MHKKDIITAGKKLTEAKKVLIMVHGRGGSAEDILSLAEHLDVKDYALVAPQATGNTWYPYSFMTPIQQNEPWLSSALSILGDVVNDIVTQGILKENIYFLGFSQGACLTLEFVARNAARYGGVVAFTGGLIGDKIYNDHYKGDFAGTPIFIGTSDPDMHVPVQRVYATTNILKDMQADVTEKIYPNMGHTISHDEITKANTLIFNK from the coding sequence ATGCACAAGAAAGACATCATAACAGCCGGAAAGAAACTGACTGAAGCCAAAAAAGTATTGATCATGGTCCATGGCCGGGGCGGGTCAGCAGAAGACATTCTCTCACTGGCAGAACACCTCGATGTAAAAGACTATGCACTCGTAGCTCCGCAGGCTACGGGCAACACCTGGTATCCATATTCCTTCATGACGCCGATACAGCAAAATGAACCCTGGCTTTCATCGGCCTTATCTATATTGGGTGATGTCGTCAATGATATAGTGACCCAGGGCATTCTTAAAGAAAACATCTACTTCCTCGGTTTCTCCCAGGGCGCTTGTCTTACCCTCGAATTTGTGGCGCGCAATGCGGCCCGCTATGGCGGCGTGGTAGCCTTTACAGGAGGATTGATCGGCGATAAGATCTATAACGACCATTACAAAGGAGATTTTGCCGGCACGCCCATTTTCATCGGCACCAGTGATCCCGACATGCACGTGCCCGTACAAAGGGTATATGCTACCACCAACATCTTAAAGGACATGCAGGCCGATGTCACTGAAAAAATATATCCCAACATGGGCCACACCATCTCGCATGACGAGATTACCAAAGCCAATACTTTAATCTTTAATAAATAG